A region of Flavobacterium indicum GPTSA100-9 = DSM 17447 DNA encodes the following proteins:
- a CDS encoding glycosyltransferase family 2 protein produces the protein MQLSVIILNYNVRYFLEQCVLSVQKALEHIEGEIIVVDNASTDESCEMMKQKFPEIKLIRNSENVGFPKGNNIGVAHASGEYICILNPDTVVAEDTFEKLFNFCHSELVSESNTGIIGCKLIDGTGQFLPECKRGVPTPWVAFTKIFGLYKLFPRLKWFNQYYAQHIAENENGEVAILVGAFMFMKRDLYLQVGGFDENCFMYSDDIDLSYMVQQLGKKNYYFAETTVIHYKGESTVRDATYRKRFQEAMQFFYGKHFKKSVLFDYIMRFGSFVFSFFKKSQQQNRVVLVDEFVVFTKNSDLKFEALEEKKCTYLSDFNLFDSDSKKNREVIFDTSTFSFKEITSFMQSKANQKCTFKNYLANSNYGIGSNHANDRGEVKILK, from the coding sequence ATGCAACTCTCCGTTATTATACTTAATTATAATGTTCGCTATTTTTTGGAACAATGTGTGCTAAGTGTTCAAAAAGCATTGGAGCATATAGAGGGCGAAATTATTGTTGTAGATAATGCTTCTACTGACGAGAGTTGCGAAATGATGAAACAAAAATTTCCTGAAATTAAACTCATTCGCAATTCTGAAAATGTTGGTTTCCCAAAGGGAAATAATATAGGTGTTGCCCATGCAAGTGGAGAGTATATCTGTATTCTAAACCCAGATACGGTGGTTGCCGAAGATACTTTTGAAAAACTTTTTAATTTTTGTCATTCTGAACTTGTTTCAGAATCTAACACAGGCATTATCGGTTGCAAATTAATCGATGGAACTGGCCAGTTTCTTCCAGAATGTAAAAGGGGAGTGCCCACACCTTGGGTCGCTTTTACAAAAATTTTTGGTTTATATAAGTTGTTTCCAAGATTAAAATGGTTTAATCAGTATTATGCCCAACATATCGCTGAAAATGAAAATGGTGAAGTGGCTATTTTAGTCGGTGCTTTTATGTTTATGAAAAGGGATTTGTATCTACAAGTAGGAGGATTCGACGAAAATTGTTTTATGTATTCTGATGATATTGACTTGAGTTATATGGTGCAACAGTTGGGTAAAAAGAATTATTATTTTGCAGAAACGACAGTCATACATTATAAAGGAGAGAGTACGGTTAGGGACGCGACCTACAGAAAACGATTTCAAGAAGCCATGCAGTTTTTTTATGGAAAACACTTTAAAAAATCAGTCCTTTTTGACTACATAATGCGTTTTGGAAGCTTTGTTTTTAGTTTTTTCAAGAAATCACAACAACAAAATCGAGTGGTTTTAGTCGATGAATTTGTAGTATTTACTAAAAATAGCGATTTAAAATTTGAGGCATTAGAAGAAAAAAAATGTACTTATTTGTCTGATTTTAATTTGTTTGATTCCGATTCAAAAAAAAATAGAGAAGTTATTTTTGACACAAGTACTTTTAGTTTCAAAGAAATTACTAGTTTTATGCAATCAAAGGCAAATCAAAAATGTACCTTTAAAAATTATTTGGCGAACTCTAATTATGGCATCGGGAGTAATCATGCTAATGATCGAGGGGAAGTCAAAATTTTAAAATAA
- a CDS encoding ABC-F family ATP-binding cassette domain-containing protein: MNYLSVENISKHYGERTLFENVSFGINKDQKIAFIAKNGSGKTTIMNMLTGKDEPDSGQVVVRKDIKMAFLAQDNNLQDELTIEESIFASDNDTLKIIERYEKALQNPEDEEAYQKAFDDMDRHNAWDFETQYKQILFKLKLEDLKLKVKSLSGGQKKRLALAIILINRPDLLILDEPTNHLDLEMIEWLEDYFAKENITLFMVTHDRFFLERVCNEIIELDNGKIYQYKGNYSYYLQKKEERIASENASIDKAQNLFVKELAWMRRQPKARTTKSKSRQDDFYVIKEKAMSRRKENVLELEINMERMGSKIIEMVKLNKKFKDKTILNDFFYSFQRGERIGIIGKNGTGKSTFLNILTHTLQPDAGKVIIGDTIKIGYYTQSGINPKPGQKVIEVIKEYGEYIPLTKGKIISASQLLERFLFDSKKQYDYVEKLSGGELKRLYLCTVLIQNPNFLILDEPTNDLDIVTLNVLENFLLDYPGCLVVVSHDRYFMDKIVDHLFVFRGEGEVEDFPGNYSDWRIYEDSVEPIKEESSKEKVSWKEKQVKAGLTFNEQKEFQKIEREIKDLEAKKKEIEHIFATTELNHEEIDKKSSELQKIISDLESKEERWFELSLKME, encoded by the coding sequence ATGAATTATCTTTCAGTTGAAAATATATCTAAGCATTACGGAGAACGCACGTTATTTGAAAACGTATCATTCGGAATAAATAAAGATCAAAAAATAGCATTCATCGCTAAAAATGGTTCTGGAAAAACCACTATAATGAACATGCTTACGGGCAAAGACGAACCCGATTCGGGTCAGGTTGTAGTTCGAAAAGACATAAAGATGGCATTCTTGGCGCAAGATAATAATCTACAAGATGAATTAACCATTGAAGAAAGTATTTTTGCCAGTGATAATGACACCTTAAAGATCATTGAACGTTATGAAAAAGCATTGCAAAATCCGGAAGATGAAGAAGCGTATCAAAAGGCTTTTGACGATATGGATAGGCATAACGCATGGGATTTTGAAACACAATACAAACAAATTTTATTCAAATTAAAACTTGAAGATTTAAAACTAAAAGTAAAGAGTCTATCTGGAGGGCAAAAAAAGCGTTTAGCACTTGCCATCATATTGATAAACCGACCCGATTTATTAATCTTAGATGAACCAACCAACCATTTGGATTTAGAAATGATTGAATGGTTGGAAGATTATTTTGCCAAAGAAAACATTACATTGTTTATGGTTACGCACGACCGTTTTTTTTTAGAACGTGTATGCAATGAAATAATTGAGTTGGATAACGGAAAAATTTACCAATACAAAGGCAACTATTCCTATTATTTGCAGAAAAAAGAAGAACGAATTGCGTCTGAAAATGCAAGTATTGACAAGGCACAAAACTTATTTGTAAAAGAATTAGCTTGGATGCGTCGTCAACCAAAAGCACGAACAACCAAATCAAAATCGCGTCAGGATGACTTTTATGTGATTAAAGAAAAAGCCATGAGTCGAAGAAAAGAAAACGTGTTGGAATTAGAAATCAACATGGAACGCATGGGAAGTAAAATCATTGAAATGGTGAAATTGAATAAAAAATTCAAAGACAAAACCATTTTAAACGACTTCTTTTATTCTTTTCAGCGTGGAGAGCGAATTGGGATTATTGGTAAAAACGGAACGGGGAAATCAACTTTTTTAAATATACTGACACATACCTTACAGCCCGATGCTGGTAAAGTAATTATTGGCGACACCATTAAAATAGGATATTATACCCAAAGTGGCATCAACCCCAAACCAGGTCAAAAAGTAATTGAAGTTATTAAAGAATATGGCGAATACATTCCACTAACAAAAGGAAAAATCATTTCAGCCTCACAATTATTGGAACGCTTTTTGTTCGATTCGAAAAAACAATACGATTATGTAGAGAAATTAAGCGGTGGTGAATTGAAACGCTTGTATTTATGTACCGTATTAATTCAAAACCCCAATTTTCTGATACTAGATGAGCCAACGAATGACTTAGATATTGTGACATTAAACGTATTGGAAAACTTCTTACTTGATTATCCGGGATGTTTAGTTGTTGTGAGTCACGACCGTTATTTTATGGATAAAATTGTGGATCATTTATTTGTATTTAGAGGTGAAGGTGAAGTAGAAGATTTTCCTGGAAATTATTCTGATTGGCGAATTTATGAAGATTCCGTAGAGCCTATAAAAGAGGAATCTTCCAAAGAAAAAGTAAGCTGGAAAGAAAAACAAGTTAAAGCCGGTTTAACCTTTAACGAACAAAAAGAATTTCAGAAAATTGAGCGTGAAATCAAAGATTTAGAAGCCAAGAAAAAAGAAATTGAACATATTTTTGCAACAACAGAGTTAAATCATGAGGAGATTGACAAAAAATCTTCAGAATTACAAAAAATAATATCTGATTTAGAGTCTAAAGAAGAACGTTGGTTTGAGTTAAGTTTGAAAATGGAATAA
- a CDS encoding O-methyltransferase, which yields MLQQIQSYLKFQWNATSEHGVHSPFVFDLVRNCFYDTTNYEEYEVLDNYRNQLLNDHNTIEVTDFGAGSRVFKSNTREIAAIAKNAGISRKRAQLLFRLVRYFQPTEILEIGTSLGLATSALALGNKNSTITTLEGCPSTSQKSKEESQKFGFKNIEYITTEFSSYLNNLKLETLNKTNQKNFDCIYFDGNHSKKATLEYFETLLPTITNETIWIFDDIHWSQDMEEAWEIIKDHPKVTVTIDTFQWGLVFFRKEQNKEHFCIKTEQNLSSMFFEKIRI from the coding sequence ATGTTACAACAAATACAATCCTATTTAAAATTTCAATGGAATGCCACTTCAGAACACGGCGTACACTCTCCTTTTGTATTTGATTTGGTGAGAAATTGTTTTTATGACACTACCAATTATGAAGAGTACGAAGTATTAGACAACTATAGAAACCAGTTACTAAACGACCACAATACAATAGAAGTAACCGATTTTGGTGCAGGTTCACGTGTTTTTAAATCCAATACACGTGAAATTGCTGCTATTGCAAAAAACGCTGGAATTTCGAGAAAAAGAGCCCAATTATTGTTTCGATTGGTGCGTTATTTTCAACCTACTGAAATTTTAGAAATTGGCACTTCCTTAGGTTTAGCAACTTCAGCATTAGCGTTAGGCAACAAAAACTCAACAATCACAACATTAGAAGGCTGTCCATCTACAAGCCAAAAGTCAAAAGAAGAAAGTCAAAAGTTTGGATTTAAAAATATCGAATATATTACTACTGAATTTTCCAGCTATTTAAATAACTTGAAACTTGAAACTTTAAACAAAACCAATCAAAAAAACTTCGATTGCATTTATTTCGACGGTAATCATTCCAAAAAAGCAACTTTAGAATACTTTGAAACCCTATTACCAACAATCACCAACGAAACCATTTGGATATTTGATGACATCCATTGGTCTCAAGATATGGAAGAAGCTTGGGAAATTATTAAAGATCATCCAAAAGTAACGGTAACTATTGATACATTTCAATGGGGACTGGTTTTCTTTAGAAAAGAACAAAACAAAGAACATTTCTGCATTAAAACTGAACAAAATTTAAGTTCAATGTTTTTTGAAAAAATAAGAATATAA
- a CDS encoding ABC transporter ATP-binding protein, whose translation MSQPIIEIKGITRDFPLGSETVHVLKGINLVINKGEYVALMGPSGSGKSTLMNILGCLDTPTSGSYILNGKHVSEMDDNELAGIRNKEIGFVFQTFNLMPRTTALDNVALPMVYAGKSKEERTKRATEVLTQVGLSDRMDHKPNQLSGGQRQRVAVARALVNKPSIILADEPTGNLDSKTSIEIMKLFGEIHANGNTVILVTHEEDIAAHAHRIIRVKDGIIEKDEMMK comes from the coding sequence ATGAGTCAACCTATTATTGAAATTAAAGGCATAACAAGAGATTTTCCTTTAGGAAGTGAAACTGTTCATGTATTAAAAGGAATTAATTTGGTAATTAATAAAGGGGAATATGTTGCTTTAATGGGGCCTTCTGGTTCTGGAAAATCAACATTAATGAACATTTTAGGCTGCTTAGACACACCTACATCTGGAAGTTATATTTTAAATGGAAAACATGTAAGTGAGATGGATGATAATGAATTAGCCGGAATAAGAAATAAAGAAATTGGCTTTGTATTTCAAACATTCAATCTAATGCCAAGAACTACCGCGCTAGACAATGTAGCTTTGCCAATGGTATATGCAGGAAAATCAAAAGAAGAAAGAACCAAAAGAGCTACCGAAGTATTAACTCAAGTGGGACTTTCTGACAGAATGGATCATAAACCCAATCAATTGTCAGGTGGTCAAAGACAACGTGTAGCAGTAGCAAGAGCTTTAGTGAATAAGCCATCTATCATTTTAGCGGATGAACCAACAGGAAATTTAGATAGTAAAACTTCGATTGAAATTATGAAGTTGTTCGGCGAAATACATGCCAATGGAAACACCGTGATATTGGTAACACATGAAGAAGATATTGCCGCTCATGCACATAGAATTATTCGTGTAAAAGATGGCATTATTGAAAAAGATGAAATGATGAAATAA
- the dapF gene encoding diaminopimelate epimerase: MQFTFYKYHGTGNDFVIFDNRENTFPKNNTKLIEFLCDRRFGIGGDGLMLLEKHPKFDFTMVYFNSDGSTSTMCGNGGRCLVAFAKKLGIVNEEAHFEASDGYHFARIEGELIALQMIDVSDIQIKDTYEYVYTGSPHHVQLVQNLSSFDVKNKGAQIRYSELYGEKGSNVNFVEQVNEATFNVRTYERGVEDETLSCGTGVTAVAIAMFETGKTKESVVELNVPGGKLKVSFVKDNNEYKNVFLTGPAQFVFEGSIEI, translated from the coding sequence ATGCAATTCACATTTTATAAATACCATGGAACAGGTAACGATTTTGTAATTTTTGATAATCGTGAAAATACTTTTCCCAAAAATAATACCAAATTAATTGAATTTTTGTGCGACCGTCGTTTTGGCATTGGTGGAGATGGGTTAATGCTTTTGGAGAAGCATCCAAAATTTGATTTTACAATGGTTTATTTTAATTCGGATGGAAGTACAAGTACGATGTGTGGGAATGGGGGACGATGTTTAGTTGCTTTTGCAAAAAAACTTGGTATTGTTAATGAAGAGGCACATTTTGAAGCATCTGATGGGTATCATTTTGCACGAATTGAAGGAGAATTAATTGCACTTCAAATGATAGATGTGTCTGATATTCAAATAAAAGACACTTATGAATATGTCTATACTGGGTCACCACATCATGTGCAATTAGTACAGAATTTGTCTTCTTTTGATGTAAAAAATAAAGGGGCTCAAATTCGCTATTCTGAACTTTATGGAGAAAAAGGTAGCAATGTAAATTTTGTTGAACAAGTAAATGAGGCAACTTTTAATGTTCGTACCTATGAACGCGGAGTGGAAGATGAAACGTTGTCTTGCGGAACGGGAGTAACTGCCGTAGCTATTGCTATGTTTGAAACAGGTAAAACAAAAGAAAGTGTAGTTGAGTTAAATGTACCTGGAGGAAAATTGAAAGTCAGTTTTGTGAAAGATAATAATGAGTATAAAAATGTCTTTTTGACAGGTCCAGCACAGTTTGTATTTGAAGGTAGTATTGAAATTTAA
- a CDS encoding Do family serine endopeptidase produces MKNLGNLFLVSLLSGATTLGAYKVFIEKGNTGSIVTSAPNYSKAVGLVPEGYDFTAAAEKAVHSVVHVKNVSVVTYNDPWASFFYGRGETQQYEQVGTGSGVIVSEDGYIVTNNHVIKDATELEVTLNNNKSYKAKLVGTDSKMDIALLKIDANEKLPFIVFGDSEAIKVGEWVLAVGNPYNLNSTVTAGIVSAKARNLDKASIQSFIQTDAAVNPGNSGGALVNARGELVGINTMISSPTGSYAGYSFAVPSNITKKIIEDLMQFGNVQRGILGIEGGELNAEAAKKYGINQTEGVYVNKVNKNSGAQKAGIEKGDIIVKLDDKKVNSNAELSSIVNTKRPNDLVKVTVLRDGKQMNIPVKLTKKELIQYEFNGIEFEDISDSDKQRFNIKNGIKIKEVSNNDYAEYANELKGSIVLRIDNMRVTDMESVSSYLAKKEEGQKAQYEIIAKNGRIYRIIL; encoded by the coding sequence ATGAAAAATTTAGGAAACTTATTTTTGGTCTCTTTATTAAGCGGAGCTACTACACTTGGCGCTTATAAAGTATTTATTGAAAAAGGCAATACAGGTTCTATTGTTACTTCAGCACCTAATTATTCAAAAGCTGTTGGTTTAGTTCCTGAAGGTTACGATTTTACTGCCGCAGCAGAAAAAGCTGTACATAGTGTTGTCCATGTTAAAAATGTATCTGTTGTTACCTACAATGACCCTTGGGCTTCTTTTTTTTACGGTAGAGGTGAAACACAACAATATGAACAAGTAGGAACAGGTTCTGGAGTAATAGTTTCTGAAGACGGATATATTGTTACTAATAATCACGTAATTAAAGATGCAACAGAATTAGAAGTTACATTAAATAACAATAAATCATATAAAGCAAAATTAGTAGGAACCGATTCTAAAATGGACATTGCTTTACTTAAGATTGACGCAAATGAAAAATTACCTTTTATTGTTTTTGGTGATTCAGAAGCAATCAAAGTAGGTGAATGGGTGTTAGCAGTAGGTAATCCATACAATTTAAATTCGACCGTAACAGCTGGAATTGTATCAGCCAAAGCAAGAAATTTAGATAAAGCAAGTATACAATCTTTCATCCAAACGGATGCTGCTGTAAATCCAGGAAACTCTGGTGGTGCCTTAGTTAATGCAAGAGGCGAATTAGTCGGCATAAATACTATGATATCCTCACCTACAGGAAGTTATGCAGGATATTCATTTGCCGTTCCATCGAATATTACAAAGAAAATAATTGAAGATTTAATGCAATTTGGTAATGTTCAACGTGGAATTTTAGGTATTGAAGGTGGGGAATTAAATGCGGAAGCTGCAAAAAAATATGGAATCAATCAAACAGAAGGCGTTTATGTTAATAAAGTAAACAAAAATTCAGGTGCACAAAAAGCAGGTATTGAGAAAGGAGATATTATTGTAAAGTTAGACGATAAGAAGGTTAATAGTAACGCGGAATTAAGTTCGATTGTTAATACCAAACGACCTAATGACTTAGTAAAAGTTACGGTTTTAAGAGACGGTAAACAAATGAACATTCCCGTTAAATTGACCAAAAAAGAATTGATACAATATGAATTTAATGGAATTGAATTTGAGGATATTTCAGATAGTGATAAACAACGATTCAATATCAAAAATGGTATTAAAATAAAAGAAGTATCTAATAATGATTATGCTGAATATGCCAATGAATTAAAAGGTTCCATTGTACTACGAATAGATAATATGCGTGTAACTGATATGGAGAGTGTTTCTTCGTATTTAGCCAAAAAAGAAGAAGGCCAAAAGGCACAATATGAAATTATTGCTAAAAATGGACGTATTTACAGAATCATTCTTTAA
- a CDS encoding glyceraldehyde-3-phosphate dehydrogenase — translation MDNNTIYEKELAFQADRRKACVEFVRIISDLWYDKSIELVLFRNQLIDRNVSDIINLHEYAVAFVEKPINIFDSVEIARAIEDLDLPPSRIDIGKLTYEYHLEDNKYNDAKAFVIDKLKDAKDTSEIKPKDVVLYGFGRIGRLLAREMMSKIGKGQQLRLRAIVTRDKNDAVLLEKRASLLRYDSVHGDFEGSVAADVENQALIINGTTVHVITANGPEDIDYTQYGINDALVIDNTGAFTTEEALKRHLTSKGVEKVLLTAPGKGVPNIVYGVNHEDYNPDEVIIYSAASCTTNAITPVLKAVEDTLGVVKGHIETIHAYTNDQNLVDNMHKKYRRGRSAALNMVITETGAGSAVAKALPSLAGKLTSNAIRVPVPNGSLVVLNLEVGKTTTREEVDAIMKKYALEGDLVEQIKYSMNNELVSSDIVGTSQPSIYDSNATLVSNDGKNVVLYVWYDNEYGYSHQVIRLAKYIAKVRRYTYY, via the coding sequence ATGGACAACAACACTATTTACGAAAAAGAGTTAGCTTTTCAAGCAGATAGAAGAAAAGCTTGTGTAGAATTTGTTAGAATCATCAGTGATTTATGGTATGACAAATCAATTGAGTTAGTACTTTTTAGAAATCAATTAATCGATAGAAATGTAAGTGACATTATCAACTTACACGAATATGCAGTTGCTTTTGTAGAAAAACCAATTAACATTTTTGATTCAGTTGAAATTGCTAGAGCAATTGAAGATTTAGATTTACCACCTTCAAGAATTGATATTGGTAAATTAACCTATGAATACCATTTAGAAGATAATAAATACAATGATGCGAAAGCATTTGTTATTGACAAATTAAAAGACGCTAAAGATACATCTGAAATTAAACCTAAAGATGTTGTTTTATACGGATTTGGTCGTATTGGTCGTTTATTAGCTCGTGAAATGATGAGTAAAATTGGTAAAGGCCAACAATTACGCCTTAGAGCAATTGTTACACGTGATAAAAATGATGCTGTTTTATTAGAAAAACGTGCTTCTTTATTACGATATGATTCAGTTCATGGAGATTTTGAAGGTTCGGTTGCTGCAGATGTTGAAAATCAAGCTTTAATTATCAATGGCACAACAGTTCATGTTATTACTGCAAATGGACCTGAAGATATCGATTACACTCAATATGGAATCAATGACGCATTAGTTATTGATAATACTGGAGCTTTCACAACTGAAGAAGCTTTAAAACGTCACTTAACTTCAAAAGGTGTTGAAAAAGTTTTATTAACAGCTCCTGGTAAAGGTGTTCCAAATATTGTTTATGGTGTTAACCATGAAGATTACAATCCTGATGAAGTAATCATTTATTCAGCTGCATCGTGTACAACAAATGCTATTACTCCAGTTTTAAAAGCAGTTGAAGATACTTTAGGTGTTGTAAAAGGTCATATTGAAACGATTCATGCCTATACAAACGACCAAAACTTGGTTGATAACATGCATAAAAAATACCGTAGAGGACGTTCTGCAGCATTAAACATGGTAATCACTGAAACAGGTGCTGGAAGTGCGGTTGCAAAAGCATTACCTAGTTTGGCTGGAAAATTAACTTCAAATGCTATTCGTGTTCCAGTTCCAAATGGTTCATTAGTGGTGTTAAACTTAGAAGTAGGAAAAACAACTACAAGAGAAGAAGTTGATGCTATCATGAAAAAATATGCATTAGAAGGAGATTTAGTTGAACAAATTAAATATTCAATGAATAATGAATTAGTTTCTTCAGATATTGTTGGAACTTCTCAACCTTCTATATATGATAGTAATGCTACATTGGTATCAAATGATGGAAAAAATGTTGTGTTATATGTATGGTACGATAACGAGTATGGATACAGTCACCAAGTAATACGTTTAGCAAAATATATTGCTAAAGTTAGAAGATATACTTACTATTAA
- a CDS encoding SRPBCC family protein — MKIIKRIFLFLGILVLILLVVALFIPCEYTVSHTVTINKPQKEVYEYAKMLQNQKEWSVWVQADPNIRLTYSGEDGTVGASQTWEGNDDVGAGSQTITKLDGERIEVDLHFIKPFEGNQKAATIIKAINANSCTHTEEFYGHDPYPLNLMSIIGKKMIKDAFGKNGENLKKILEKTN; from the coding sequence ATGAAAATTATTAAAAGAATTTTTTTATTCCTAGGAATCTTAGTGCTCATATTACTGGTAGTTGCACTATTTATTCCATGTGAATACACTGTTTCGCATACAGTTACTATTAATAAACCTCAAAAAGAAGTTTATGAGTATGCAAAAATGTTACAAAACCAAAAAGAATGGAGTGTTTGGGTGCAGGCTGATCCAAATATTAGACTAACCTATTCAGGCGAAGACGGAACAGTTGGTGCTTCACAAACTTGGGAAGGAAATGATGATGTAGGAGCTGGAAGTCAAACAATTACTAAATTAGACGGTGAAAGAATTGAGGTCGACTTACATTTCATTAAACCTTTTGAAGGTAATCAAAAAGCTGCAACCATTATTAAAGCAATAAATGCAAATTCATGTACCCATACCGAAGAATTTTATGGGCATGATCCATATCCATTGAACCTAATGTCAATCATTGGTAAAAAAATGATTAAAGATGCTTTTGGAAAAAATGGAGAAAACTTAAAAAAGATTTTAGAAAAAACGAATTAA
- a CDS encoding APC family permease, translating to MSETNPEFKKELNLLNATSIVAGSMIGSGIFIVTAAMARDLGSSGWLLFTWLLTGLLTMSAALSYGELAGMMPNAGGQYVYIQKAYGKLISFLYGWTVFTVIQTGVIAAVAVAFANYTAIFIPQLDLTLADLGIFQISLKQIMAIISIVLLTYINTNGVQSGKKVQLFFTVAKLFALFALIVLGLYVGLQTDVLSSNFEHPWHAFKTIIKEDGTTEIINLSGLALVGAVGATIINSLFSSDAWNNVTFIAAEIKDPRKNIPRSLFLGTLIVTVIYLLANLAYLALLPIDGSPSGIDVMSKGMMFASDDRVGAAAANIILGNVGVFVMAGLIMISTFGCNSGIILAGGRLFYAMSKDGLFFKQASQLNKNNVPAKALWVQCLWACMLCLSGKYGDLLTYATFASLLFYILTIYGIFILRRTEPNMERPYKAFGYPFVPALYIVLTSIICAILLIYDTKNTGLGLLIVLIGIPVYYITQKKDK from the coding sequence ATGAGTGAAACGAATCCAGAATTTAAAAAAGAATTAAATTTATTAAATGCGACAAGTATTGTTGCAGGATCCATGATTGGTTCTGGTATTTTTATTGTAACTGCAGCTATGGCTCGAGATTTAGGGTCTTCCGGTTGGTTATTGTTTACTTGGTTATTGACAGGGCTTCTAACTATGTCAGCAGCATTAAGTTATGGTGAATTAGCAGGGATGATGCCTAATGCAGGTGGTCAATATGTTTACATTCAAAAAGCTTATGGTAAGCTCATTTCTTTCTTGTACGGGTGGACTGTATTTACAGTTATTCAAACAGGTGTTATTGCAGCTGTGGCTGTGGCATTTGCCAATTATACGGCTATCTTTATTCCGCAACTTGATTTAACGCTAGCTGATTTAGGTATTTTTCAAATTTCACTGAAACAAATAATGGCTATTATCAGTATTGTTTTACTGACGTATATTAATACTAATGGGGTGCAAAGTGGGAAAAAAGTCCAATTGTTTTTTACGGTTGCAAAATTATTTGCTCTTTTTGCATTAATTGTTTTAGGATTGTACGTTGGATTACAAACTGATGTTTTAAGTTCAAATTTTGAACATCCATGGCATGCTTTTAAAACCATAATTAAAGAAGATGGTACTACTGAAATAATTAATTTGAGCGGATTGGCATTGGTTGGTGCCGTTGGAGCAACCATTATTAATTCATTGTTCTCAAGTGATGCATGGAATAATGTGACTTTTATTGCAGCAGAAATTAAAGATCCAAGAAAAAATATTCCTCGAAGTTTGTTTTTAGGAACTTTAATTGTAACAGTTATATATTTATTAGCCAATTTAGCTTATTTGGCTCTATTGCCAATTGACGGAAGTCCTAGCGGAATTGATGTAATGTCTAAAGGAATGATGTTTGCTAGTGATGATAGAGTAGGTGCAGCGGCAGCAAATATAATTTTAGGAAATGTAGGTGTTTTTGTAATGGCTGGATTAATTATGATTTCTACTTTTGGATGTAATAGTGGTATTATATTAGCCGGAGGGAGATTGTTTTATGCCATGTCAAAAGACGGTTTGTTTTTTAAACAAGCCAGTCAATTAAATAAAAATAATGTTCCTGCAAAAGCACTTTGGGTGCAATGTTTGTGGGCTTGTATGCTGTGTCTATCAGGTAAATATGGTGATCTTTTAACGTATGCTACTTTTGCCTCTTTATTGTTTTATATACTAACTATTTATGGTATTTTTATTTTAAGAAGAACTGAACCCAACATGGAAAGACCTTATAAAGCTTTTGGATATCCTTTTGTTCCAGCATTGTATATAGTTTTGACTTCAATAATATGCGCTATATTGCTAATTTATGATACAAAAAATACGGGTTTAGGATTATTAATTGTATTAATAGGAATACCAGTTTATTATATTACTCAAAAGAAGGATAAATAA